One part of the Rutidosis leptorrhynchoides isolate AG116_Rl617_1_P2 chromosome 1, CSIRO_AGI_Rlap_v1, whole genome shotgun sequence genome encodes these proteins:
- the LOC139889270 gene encoding protein SMALL AUXIN UP-REGULATED RNA 51-like, which produces MMQVKIVKAWLKKRPFNEFGNGVVAWLNCEKWCSWAFNKKSLYMHEDDEEDNYIPRDVPKGHMVVYVGENQTRFVINVILLKNPLFNALLDQAQEEYDFTADSRLYIPCHEDVFLSVVRCAVSPKERKFTFCI; this is translated from the coding sequence atGATGCAAGTGAAGATAGTGAAAGCATGGCTTAAGAAAAGGCCTTTTAATGAATTTGGTAATGGGGTTGTGGCTTGGTTAAATTGTGAGAAGTGGTGTTCATGGGCATTCAACAAGAAATCATTATACAtgcatgaagatgatgaagaagataatTATATTCCAAGAGACGTACCAAAAGGTCATATGGTAGTCTATGTAGGAGAAAACCAAACAAGGTTTGTCATCAATGTGATATTACTTAAAAACCCTTTGTTCAACGCTTTGTTGGATCAAGCTCAAGAAGAATACGACTTCACTGCTGATTCTAGACTTTATATCCCATGCCATGAAGACGTTTTTCTTAGCGTGGTACGCTGTGCTGTATCACCAAAGGAAAGGAAGTTTACCTTCTGCATTTGA